From the genome of Candidatus Saccharimonadales bacterium, one region includes:
- a CDS encoding MDR family MFS transporter: MHHHLGLRAKLIIMISVMASFFLVALDQTIISTALGKIVEEFNSFSSLAWVVTAYLITTTITTPIAGKFSDMFGRRTMLMIGVLIFTVGSFLSGTSGSIEQLIAYRALQGIGGGILTANAFTVIGDLFEARERGKWQGMIGAVFGVASIIGPLLGGFLTEPHTIFGLTTDWRWTFFINIPVGIAALAILAILCPPLKHETKPRIDYLGAGLMALALATLVLAVDNTDKIFANFLDATGMSLLGLRAIMLAIVAAAVTGFILVERRVKEPILRLEFFKNHNFLLIMTIATLVGAAMLGSILYLTQFNQQVFGATPTQSGLMLLPMIAGLMVVSIASGQVVSKTGKYKRFMIAGFAVGTLAIGALLTLNPSSTYLQEAIIMVFIGAGLGAAMPLLNVAIQNEFEQKYLGVVTSANQLFRGLGSTIGVAIFGSMLTIGITNVLGDMSNDPYIQTLKQSPAASQMLTNVNDPDTLLNLNTPDAKAKVSDGLTKSLEDKPLPSVAKEKITKDFEDKQRAYNDKIIQAFSTSLHQIFTITSGIMLGAGILTLFLKERTLKSASPMQTPGE, translated from the coding sequence ATGCATCATCACCTAGGCTTAAGAGCCAAGCTTATTATCATGATTTCGGTTATGGCCAGCTTTTTCTTAGTGGCCCTTGACCAGACAATCATTTCAACCGCCCTTGGTAAGATCGTTGAAGAATTCAACTCATTCTCGTCGCTTGCGTGGGTTGTTACCGCGTATCTTATCACCACAACAATCACGACACCAATTGCTGGTAAGTTTTCCGACATGTTTGGTCGTCGCACCATGCTCATGATCGGTGTACTTATCTTTACAGTCGGCTCGTTTCTTAGCGGAACGAGTGGCAGTATAGAGCAGCTTATTGCCTACCGCGCCCTTCAGGGTATCGGAGGTGGTATTCTCACGGCAAATGCCTTTACGGTCATAGGTGACCTCTTTGAGGCTCGCGAGCGTGGCAAGTGGCAAGGAATGATCGGTGCTGTCTTTGGCGTTGCCTCAATCATAGGACCGTTACTTGGTGGATTCTTAACGGAACCTCACACCATTTTTGGTCTTACAACAGATTGGCGCTGGACATTCTTCATCAACATTCCTGTCGGCATCGCCGCGCTTGCGATCCTTGCTATCCTTTGTCCTCCGCTCAAGCACGAAACAAAACCACGTATCGACTATCTAGGTGCTGGACTTATGGCACTTGCTCTTGCAACCCTTGTACTCGCGGTTGATAATACGGATAAGATCTTTGCCAACTTCCTTGATGCAACCGGTATGAGTCTCCTTGGACTTCGAGCGATCATGCTTGCCATCGTTGCTGCGGCTGTCACGGGGTTCATCCTGGTAGAACGTCGTGTCAAAGAACCAATTCTTCGCCTTGAATTCTTTAAGAATCATAACTTCTTACTTATCATGACCATTGCGACACTTGTGGGTGCTGCTATGCTCGGGTCCATTCTGTACCTCACGCAGTTCAATCAACAGGTCTTCGGTGCAACACCAACACAATCCGGGTTGATGCTGCTACCGATGATCGCCGGACTTATGGTGGTGAGTATTGCCTCGGGTCAAGTTGTCTCTAAAACAGGGAAGTACAAACGCTTCATGATCGCCGGATTCGCGGTTGGTACGCTCGCCATCGGTGCCTTACTGACGCTAAATCCATCAAGCACCTATTTGCAGGAAGCCATCATAATGGTATTTATCGGAGCTGGACTTGGTGCCGCAATGCCACTACTCAACGTTGCAATCCAGAATGAATTCGAGCAAAAGTATCTCGGTGTAGTAACCAGTGCCAATCAGTTATTCCGGGGTCTCGGTTCAACTATCGGCGTAGCAATTTTTGGAAGCATGCTCACGATTGGTATTACCAACGTGCTTGGCGACATGTCAAACGACCCATACATTCAAACGTTGAAGCAATCGCCGGCAGCGAGTCAGATGCTTACCAATGTCAATGATCCTGATACGCTTCTTAACCTCAATACTCCTGATGCTAAAGCAAAGGTATCCGATGGTCTTACAAAGAGCCTCGAAGATAAACCGCTGCCAAGTGTCGCTAAGGAAAAAATCACGAAGGATTTTGAAGATAAGCAGCGAGCATATAACGATAAAATCATACAGGCTTTCTCAACGAGTCTTCACCAAATATTTACGATCACTTCAGGCATTATGCTTGGTGCAGGGATACTTACTCTGTTCTTAAAAGAACGAACGCTCAAGTCGGCGTCACCTATGCAAACACCAGGAGAATAA
- a CDS encoding AbrB/MazE/SpoVT family DNA-binding domain-containing protein, with product MSKNPIYHKKLYGTATVGSKGQIVIPSDARKEMGIEEGDRLYVIGAPDGGFLGLLKEEALQEMVQSMSAQIETFQSIKNSNKE from the coding sequence ATGAGCAAAAACCCCATCTACCATAAAAAACTCTACGGCACAGCAACGGTTGGCTCAAAAGGCCAGATCGTGATTCCTTCAGATGCCCGCAAAGAAATGGGTATTGAAGAAGGGGATCGGTTATATGTTATTGGTGCGCCAGATGGTGGTTTTCTCGGTCTTCTGAAAGAAGAGGCCTTGCAGGAAATGGTGCAAAGCATGTCCGCGCAAATCGAAACGTTCCAATCAATAAAAAATAGCAATAAGGAGTAG
- a CDS encoding arginine deiminase-related protein gives MADTQSARGILMVRPISFGFDQETARSNTFQHRLPIGKGRMREQACKEFDAAVQSLRNHGISITVFEDGPLPEKPDAVFPNNWLSMWPDGTVYLYPMATESRRVERSRAALNLLTNQWQITHVEDLSVHEKEGSFLESTGVMIFDHIHKIVYGCLSVRCDEALFRAHAIALGYKPFLFRAVNELGTPIYHTNVLMGVQTKTAVVCMESIRDSGERSTLEELLVNSGRTVITISYDQMNSFCGNILEVQNKSGERFVVMSQKAYDTFTREQREQLSKSGALLPISIPTIEIVGGGSARCMMAEIFLPEKQTI, from the coding sequence ATGGCAGACACACAGAGCGCCCGGGGCATATTGATGGTGCGCCCCATCAGTTTTGGCTTCGACCAAGAAACCGCACGATCAAATACGTTTCAACACAGATTACCGATCGGCAAAGGCAGAATGCGCGAGCAAGCCTGTAAAGAATTTGACGCAGCCGTTCAGTCGCTTCGCAATCATGGGATTTCCATTACTGTTTTCGAAGACGGTCCACTCCCTGAAAAACCAGATGCGGTATTTCCAAATAACTGGTTGAGTATGTGGCCTGATGGCACTGTTTATCTTTATCCCATGGCAACCGAATCGCGGCGTGTCGAGCGTTCTCGGGCCGCTCTCAATCTTCTTACGAACCAATGGCAGATTACACATGTCGAGGACCTTTCTGTGCATGAAAAGGAGGGATCATTCCTTGAAAGTACGGGCGTAATGATCTTTGATCATATTCATAAGATAGTGTACGGATGTCTTTCTGTGCGGTGTGATGAAGCGCTGTTTCGCGCGCATGCAATAGCTCTGGGATACAAACCATTTTTATTTCGGGCAGTCAATGAACTCGGTACACCTATCTACCATACAAACGTTTTGATGGGCGTACAAACGAAAACTGCGGTCGTATGTATGGAAAGTATTAGAGATTCCGGTGAGCGATCCACGCTTGAGGAGTTGCTTGTTAATTCGGGACGTACTGTCATTACCATTTCTTATGATCAGATGAACTCATTTTGTGGAAACATACTTGAAGTGCAAAATAAATCCGGTGAACGATTTGTTGTGATGTCACAAAAAGCATACGATACCTTTACGCGTGAGCAGCGCGAACAACTCTCAAAAAGCGGAGCACTCCTTCCTATCTCCATACCTACTATCGAAATTGTGGGCGGCGGAAGCGCACGCTGTATGATGGCTGAAATTTTTTTGCCAGAAAAGCAGACTATTTAG